From Pontibacillus yanchengensis, the proteins below share one genomic window:
- a CDS encoding AIM24 family protein: MSNYSIEEFIKQTKQDENENSFFELETQRMLEVNLTDEVWAKMGSMISYTGSIKFEREGILEHGLGKMFKKAFSGEGSALMKAKGQGKLYLADQGKKITILDLNNEAITVNGNDLLAFEPGIDWDIHLMKKVAGMMSGGLFNVSLEGRGMVAITSHYEPLTLLVTPDQPVVTDPNATVAWSGHLQPEFLTDVTLKTFFGRGSGESIQMKFSGEGFVIVQPFEEIYYSSSSQS; encoded by the coding sequence ATGAGTAATTATTCAATAGAAGAATTTATTAAACAAACGAAACAAGATGAAAATGAGAATAGTTTCTTTGAACTCGAGACGCAACGTATGCTTGAGGTGAATTTGACAGATGAAGTATGGGCGAAGATGGGTTCGATGATTTCCTATACAGGGTCCATTAAATTTGAGCGTGAAGGCATTTTAGAGCATGGCTTAGGCAAGATGTTTAAGAAGGCTTTTTCAGGAGAAGGCAGTGCTCTAATGAAGGCAAAAGGTCAAGGGAAACTGTACTTGGCTGATCAAGGAAAAAAGATTACTATTTTAGATTTAAATAATGAAGCAATCACGGTCAATGGTAATGATTTGTTGGCATTTGAGCCAGGTATTGATTGGGATATTCATTTAATGAAAAAAGTTGCTGGTATGATGTCAGGCGGACTCTTCAATGTATCTCTTGAAGGTAGGGGAATGGTTGCAATCACCTCTCATTATGAGCCACTTACATTATTAGTAACACCAGATCAGCCTGTTGTTACCGATCCTAATGCTACCGTTGCGTGGTCGGGCCATCTACAGCCTGAGTTTCTAACAGATGTAACGTTAAAAACATTTTTTGGTAGAGGGAGTGGAGAATCCATTCAAATGAAGTTTTCAGGAGAAGGATTCGTAATTGTACAACCATTCGAAGAGATTTATTATTCCTCTTCAAGTCAATCGTAA
- a CDS encoding DUF2188 domain-containing protein, translating to MPWDTDDYPSSLKNLETPVRKKAIEIANAMLDEGYDEGSAIPIATEQAKEWYDDASEDEITEMKQKSDEKLKQRDPEGQQYDSRPELLDKGEHVVSHEDGWAVQAEDAKKPAATFDNKSDAIDRAKEIASNKGTQVIIHRKDGSIQDHIGFGS from the coding sequence ATGCCTTGGGATACAGATGATTATCCAAGTTCATTAAAGAATCTAGAAACCCCTGTCCGAAAAAAAGCCATCGAAATTGCGAATGCTATGTTAGATGAAGGGTACGATGAAGGAAGTGCTATTCCCATTGCAACTGAGCAAGCAAAAGAATGGTACGACGACGCTAGTGAAGATGAAATCACAGAAATGAAGCAAAAAAGCGACGAAAAATTAAAGCAGCGTGACCCTGAGGGCCAGCAATACGATAGTCGTCCGGAATTACTAGACAAGGGAGAGCATGTGGTCTCTCATGAAGATGGTTGGGCTGTACAAGCAGAAGATGCCAAGAAACCAGCAGCCACTTTTGATAATAAAAGTGATGCGATAGATCGGGCTAAAGAGATTGCATCCAACAAAGGAACTCAGGTTATTATTCACAGAAAAGATGGTAGCATCCAAGACCATATCGGATTTGGTTCATAA
- a CDS encoding thioredoxin family protein, giving the protein MKRAQSIEEVRSFVQQEDISLLYISRPNCSVCHSLLPQVEELLEDYQKVSTLYVDADEIPEIAGEYEIFTVPVLIVSVEGREMFRKARIVPIEELNQQLGKLYSAYWDEGTGSSSQ; this is encoded by the coding sequence ATGAAACGTGCACAATCAATAGAAGAAGTGCGATCCTTCGTACAACAAGAAGATATTTCCCTATTATATATTTCTAGACCGAACTGTTCTGTTTGCCATTCCTTACTTCCACAGGTAGAAGAACTATTGGAAGATTATCAAAAAGTATCTACCCTATATGTAGATGCAGATGAGATTCCAGAGATTGCAGGAGAATATGAAATTTTTACTGTACCTGTTTTAATTGTATCAGTGGAAGGAAGAGAAATGTTCCGAAAAGCCCGAATTGTTCCGATAGAAGAATTAAACCAACAACTAGGAAAGCTTTATAGCGCGTACTGGGACGAAGGGACAGGTTCCTCGTCTCAGTAA
- a CDS encoding class I SAM-dependent methyltransferase, whose protein sequence is MVYTVVQGIVLIVVILSLLSIAYFSIKNGITPTPTNTRVKKEVLSLTKSYQPMKVADFGAGFGTMAFGFAKTFPNARVDAYETSWIPFFLMKARLRMSDHANLYIWKKDFFHVDSSQYDVVFCYLYVDAMTKLRNKASPTRLITHTFALPGHHPEKQVSIGVTPIYVYKMEG, encoded by the coding sequence ATGGTTTATACTGTCGTACAAGGGATAGTACTGATTGTTGTTATATTGAGTTTATTATCTATTGCCTATTTTTCAATAAAAAATGGTATAACCCCAACGCCCACGAACACTCGCGTCAAAAAAGAAGTACTCTCTTTGACCAAGTCTTATCAACCAATGAAGGTCGCTGATTTCGGAGCGGGATTTGGCACCATGGCTTTTGGTTTCGCCAAGACATTCCCTAATGCCAGGGTAGATGCATATGAAACCTCATGGATTCCATTTTTTCTAATGAAGGCTCGCCTACGGATGAGCGATCATGCTAATCTCTATATTTGGAAAAAAGATTTTTTCCACGTCGATTCCTCTCAGTATGATGTGGTCTTTTGTTATTTATACGTTGACGCAATGACGAAGCTTCGTAATAAGGCATCTCCCACTAGACTTATCACTCATACGTTTGCTTTACCAGGTCATCATCCTGAGAAACAAGTTTCAATTGGGGTGACTCCGATTTATGTGTATAAAATGGAAGGTTAG